From the Solanum lycopersicum chromosome 10, SLM_r2.1 genome, one window contains:
- the LOC101247071 gene encoding FACT complex subunit SPT16-like, whose product MVQERTGNGAPSNGNSAGGNAYTIDLNTFSKRLKALYSHWHKHKDDLWASSDVLAIATPPPSEDLRYLKSSALNIWLLGYEFPETIMVFGDKQIHFLCSQKKASLLSVVKSAAKEAVDVDVILHVKAKNEDGTTQMDNVLHNICMQPKSYGPDCSVVIGYIAREAPEGKLLEIWTDKMRNSSLTLSDISNGLADLFAVKEQNEIINVKKAAYLTASAMKNFVVPKLEKVIDEEKKVTHSLLMDDTEKAILEPAKIKVKLKAENVDICYPPIFQSGGNFDLRPSATSNDEQLYYDSASVIICAVGSRYNSYCSNVARTFLIDSTSTQNKAYEVLLKAHEAAIGALKPGNKLSSVYQTALEVVERDAPEFVSNLTKSAGTGIGLEFRESGLIINAKNDKVVRAGMVFNVSLGFHNLQAGTTTEKSKNFSLLLADTVIVTNDGHDVVTHLSSKALKDVAYSFNEDEEDEEDVKVKADSSRMEALYSKATLRSNNQEELRRQHQAELARQKNEETARRLAGGGALTGNNKGAAKASSDLVAYKSINDLPPPRDMTIQVDQKNEAILLPIYGTMVPFHVATVKTVSSQQDTNRNCYIRVIFNVPGTPFTPVDANALKNQSAIYLKEVSFRSKDPRHISEVVQQIKTLRRNVMARESERAERATLVTQEKLVLAGNKFKPVRLSDLSIRPSFGGRARKLPGTLEAHVNGFRYSTSRPDERVDIMFGNIKHAFFQPAEKEMITLLHFHLHNHIMVGNKKTKDVQFYVEVMDVVQTLGGGKRSAYDPDEIEEEQRERDRKNKFNMDFQNFVNRVNDVWSQPQLKGLDLEFDQPLRELGFHGVPYKSSAFIVPTSSCLVELIETPFLVITLSDIEIVNLERVGFGQKNFDMAIVFKDFKRDVMRIDSIPVSALDGIKEWLDTTDIKYYESKMNLNWREVLKTITEDPQRFIDEGGWEFLNIDASDSESENSEESDQGYEPSDAEPESDSEDEASDSESLVDSEEEEEDSDEDSEEEKGKTWEELEKEASNADREKGDEPDSEDERRRKKNFGKSRSGPSSAGSKRMKFR is encoded by the coding sequence ATGGTGCAAGAGAGAACTGGAAATGGAGCACCTTCAAATGGGAATTCAGCAGGTGGAAATGCTTATACAATTGACTTGAATACATTCAGTAAGCGACTGAAGGCCTTGTATTCACACTGGCACAAACATAAGGATGACCTTTGGGCCTCTTCTGATGTCCTTGCTATAGCTACACCGCCACCTTCGGAGGACCTGAGATACTTGAAATCCTCAGCTTTAAATATTTGGTTGCTAGGTTATGAGTTTCCTGAGACGATTATGGTTTTCGGAGACAAGCAAATACATTTTCTGTGTAGCCAGAAGAAAGCCTCATTGCTTAGTGTTGTAAAATCTGCTGCTAAAGAGGCTGTGGATGTGGACGTTATCCTGCATGTGAAGGCGAAAAATGAGGATGGGACTACTCAAATGGACAATGTGCTTCACAATATCTGTATGCAGCCAAAGTCATATGGTCCTGATTGTTCAGTCGTCATTGGATATATTGCAAGAGAGGCCCCTGAAGGAAAACTCCTGGAGATATGGACCGATAAGATGAGAAATTCAAGCCTTACTCTTAGTGATATCTCAAATGGGCTGGCTGACCTCTTTGCTGTGAAGGAACAGAATGAGATAataaatgtgaagaaagctGCATATTTGACTGCTTCTGCAATGAAGAACTTTGTTGTTCCAAAGCTTGAGAAAGTTATTGATGAGGAGAAGAAAGTAACTCATTCTTTATTAATGGATGACACAGAAAAGGCTATTCTAGAACCTGCAAAAATTAAGGTGAAGCTGAAAGCTGAGAATGTTGATATATGTTACCCCCCAATCTTCCAGAGTGGTGGGAATTTCGATCTTAGACCTAGTGCTACAAGCAATGATGAACAATTGTACTATGATTCTGCCAGTGTCATCATATGTGCAGTTGGATCACGATACAACAGTTACTGTTCAAATGTTGCCAGAACATTTCTCATTGATTCAACTTCGACGCAGAACAAGGCTTATGAGGTTCTTCTTAAAGCTCACGAGGCAGCTATTGGTGCATTGAAGCCTGGAAACAAGCTTAGCTCCGTGTATCAAACAGCTCTAGAAGTGGTTGAGAGGGATGCTCCTGAATTTGTTAGCAACCTGACAAAGTCTGCTGGGACTGGGATTGGTCTTGAGTTCCGGGAGTCTGGCTTGATCATCAATGCTAAGAATGATAAGGTGGTGAGAGCAGGAATGGTTTTCAACGTGTCACTTGGTTTCCACAATTTGCAAGCTGGGACCACCACTGAGAAGAGTAAGAATTTTTCACTTTTGTTGGCAGATACGGTTATCGTCACAAATGATGGCCATGATGTGGTTACTCATTTGAGCTCTAAAGCCTTGAAGGATGTAGCCTATTCTTTCAATGAAGATGAGGAAGATGAGGAAGACGTTAAAGTGAAAGCTGATTCAAGCAGGATGGAAGCCTTGTATTCCAAGGCAACACTTAGGTCAAACAACCAAGAAGAGCTCCGAAGGCAGCATCAAGCAGAACTTGCCCGTCAGAAGAATGAAGAAACTGCTCGTCGTCTTGCTGGTGGAGGAGCTTTAACGGGGAATAACAAGGGTGCTGCTAAGGCCTCAAGTGACCTTGTTGCGTATAAGAGCATCAATGATCTACCACCTCCTAGGGATATGACTATTCAGGTTGACCAAAAGAATGAAGCCATTCTTCTACCAATATATGGTACTATGGTTCCTTTCCATGTGGCTACTGTTAAGACTGTTTCAAGCCAGCAGGATACCAACCGTAACTGTTATATCCGTGTCATTTTCAATGTTCCTGGTACCCCTTTTACACCTGTTGATGCAAATGCTCTTAAGAATCAGAGTGCTATTTACCTGAAGGAAGTTTCATTTCGTTCCAAGGATCCAAGGCACATAAGTGAAGTGGTTCAGCAGATTAAAACTCTTAGACGTAATGTCATGGCCAGGGAGTCTGAGAGAGCCGAAAGGGCAACTTTGGTGACTCAGGAAAAGCTTGTACTTGCAGGGAATAAATTCAAACCAGTTAGGCTGTCTGACTTATCGATTCGTCCCTCTTTTGGTGGTCGTGCAAGAAAGCTTCCGGGTACATTGGAAGCTCATGTTAATGGTTTCCGGTACTCGACCTCAAGACCAGATGAGCGTGTTGACATCATGTTTGGCAACATCAAGCATGCGTTCTTCCAGCCAGCAGAGAAGGAGATGATTACCCTTCTTCACTTTCATCTGCATAACCACATAATGGTAGGAAACAAGAAAACCAAGGATGTGCAATTCTATGTTGAGGTAATGGATGTGGTGCAAACACTAGGAGGTGGAAAGCGGTCTGCCTATGACCCAGATGAGATTGAGGAAGAACAGAGAGAAAGAGATCGGAAGAACAAATTCAACATGGACTTTCAGAATTTTGTGAACCGGGTGAATGATGTGTGGAGCCAGCCCCAGCTTAAAGGACTTGACCTGGAGTTTGATCAACCTCTGAGAGAACTTGGGTTCCATGGGGTGCCCTATAAATCATCAGCATTCATTGTGCCAACCTCAAGCTGTTTGGTTGAGCTGATAGAGACCCCATTTCTCGTAATAACCTTAAGTGATATTGAGATTGTCAACTTGGAGAGAGTTGGATTTGGGCAGAAGAATTTTGATATGGCAATTGTCTTCAAGGACTTCAAGCGTGATGTCATGCGCATAGATTCAATTCCTGTCTCTGCACTTGATGGCATCAAGGAGTGGCTTGACACAACTGACATCAAGTATTATGAGAGCAAGATGAACCTGAATTGGCGTGAAGTACTGAAGACCATAACTGAAGATCCCCAAAGGTTTATAGATGAAGGTGGTTGGGAATTTTTAAACATAGATGCTTCTGACTCAGAATCTGAAAATTCGGAGGAGTCAGACCAAGGCTATGAACCCTCAGACGCTGAACCTGAGTCAGATTCAGAAGACGAAGCCTCTGATAGTGAATCTCTGGTGGATTCcgaggaagaagaggaagacTCAGATGAAGACTCGGAGGAAGAAAAAGGCAAAACATGGGAAGAGTTGGAGAAGGAGGCAAGCAACGCAGATAGGGAGAAAGGAGATGAACCTGACAGTGAGGATGAGAGGAGGAGAAAGAAGAACTTTGGCAAGTCCCGATCCGGTCCAAGTTCTGCTGGTTCTAAGCGAATGAAGTTCAGGTAG
- the LOC101247371 gene encoding universal stress protein PHOS34, translating into MQKQPPHTADSGMPNLANIKIKCSSPRFPPPTTPSATDTPTAGAQRKIGIAVDLSDESAFAVKWAVHHYLRPGDAVILVHVRPTSVLYGADWGSVDVSIADTDNIETQKKLEDDFDAFTSAKSSDLAQPLVEAQIPYKIHIVKDHDMKERLCLEVERLGLSAVIMGSRGFGATKRGNDGRLGSVSDYCVRHCVCPVVVVRYPDEKDGGNAARKGGVPVASASKENEEEGEYHDACDGRQGSQPAIGKGSRTDN; encoded by the exons ATGCAGAAACAGCCACCGCACACGGCGGATTCCGGCATGCCAAACCTCGCGAACATCAAAATCAAGTGTTCATCACCACGTTTTCCACCACCGACAACTCCTTCCGCCACCGACACTCCGACCGCCGGTGCGCAGCGCAAAATTGGAATCGCCGTTGATCTTAGTGACGAATCTGCCTTCGCCGTCAAGTGGGCTGTCCACCACTACCTCCGTCCTGGTGACGCAGTTATCCTTGTCCACGTCCGCCCTACCTCCGTACTCTACGGTGCTGATTGGGGTTCTGTTGATGTATCCATCGCCGATACTGATAACATAGAGACTCAAAAGAAGCTTGAAGATGATTTTGATGCGTTTACTTCTGCTAAGTCTTCTGATTTGGCTCAGCCACTTGTTGAGGCGCAAATTCCGTACAAAATTCATATTGTGAAGGATCATGATATGAAGGAAAGGCTATGTCTTGAGGTTGAGAGGCTAGGATTGAGTGCAGTTATCATGGGTAGTCGAGGATTCGGGGCTACTAAGAGAGGAAATGATGGGAGGCTTGGAAGTGTTAGTGATTACTGTGTTAGGCATTGTGTTTGCCCTGTTGTGGTTGTGAGGTATCCTGATGAGAAGGATGGTGGAAATGCTGCTCGTAAGGGCGGAGTTCCTGTGGCATCTGCCTCAAAAGAAAACGAGGAGGAAGGCGAGTACCATGATGCTTGTGATGGTCGTCAAG GATCACAACCAGCCATAGGAAAAGGCTCGAGAACTGACAATTGA